From the genome of Gorilla gorilla gorilla isolate KB3781 chromosome 4, NHGRI_mGorGor1-v2.1_pri, whole genome shotgun sequence, one region includes:
- the VEZF1 gene encoding vascular endothelial zinc finger 1 isoform X2 — protein MEANWTAFLFQAHEASHHQQQAAQNSLLPLLSSAVEPPDQKPLLPIPITQKPQGAPETLKDAIGIKKEKPKTSFVCTYCSKAFRDSYHLRRHESCHTGIKLVSRPKKTPTTVVPLISTIAGDSSRTSLVSTIAGILSTVTTSSSGTNPSSSASTTAMPVTQSVKKPSKPVKKNHACEMCGKAFRDVYHLNRHKLSHSDEKPFECPICNQRFKRKDRMTYHVRSHEGGITKPYTCSVCGKGFSRPDHLSCHVKHVHSTERPFKCQTCTAAFATKDRLRTHMVRHEGKVSCNICGKLLSAAYITSHLKTHGQSQSINCNTCKQGISKTCMSEETSNQKQQQQQQQQQQQQQQHVTSWPGKQVETLRLWEEAVKARKKEAANLCQTSTAATTPVTLTTPFSITSSVSSGTMSNPVTVAAAMSMRSPVNVSSAVNITSPMNIGHPVTITSPLSMTSPLTLTTPVNLPTPVTAPVNIAHPVTITSPMNLPTPMTLAAPLNIAMRPVESMPFLPQALPTSPPW, from the exons GCCCATGAAGCTTCCCATCACCAACAGCAGGCAGCACAGAACAGCTTGCTGCCCCTCCTGAGCTCTGCCGTGGAGCCACCTGATCAGAAACCATTGCTTCCAATACCAATAACTCAGAAACCTCAGGGTGCACCAGAAACATTAAAGGATGCCATtgggattaaaaaagaaaaacccaaaacttCATTTGTGTGCACTTACTGCAGTAAAGCTTTCAGGGACAGCTATCACCTGAGGCGCCACGAATCCTGCCACACAGGGATCAAGTTGGTGTCCCGGCCAAAGAAAACCCCCACCACGGTGGTTCCCCTTATCTCTACCATCGCTGGGGACAGCAGCCGAACTTCGTTGGTCTCGACCATTGCAGGCATCTTGTCAACAGTCACTACATCTTCCTCGGGCACCAACCCCAGTAGCAGTGCCAGCACCACAGCTATGCCAGTGACCCAGTCTGTGAAGAAACCCAGTAAGCCTGTCAAGAAGAACCATGCTTGTGAGATGTGTGGGAAGGCCTTCCGAGATGTGTACCATCTCAATCGGCACAAGCTCTCCCATTCAGATGAGAAACCCTTTGAGTGTCCTATTTGTAATCAGCGCTTCAAGAGGAAGGACCGGATGACTTACCATGTGAGGTCTCATGAAGGAGGCATCACCAAACCCTATACTTGCAGTGTTTGTGGGAAAGGCTTCTCAAG GCCTGACCACTTAAGCTGTCATGTAAAACATGTCCATTCAACAGAAAGACCCTTCAAATGCCAA ACGTGCACTGCTGCCTTTGCCACCAAAGACAGACTGCGGACACACATGGTGCGCCACGAAGGCAAGGTATCATGTAACATCTGTGGGAAGCTCCTGAGTGCAGCATACATCACCAGCCACTTAAAGACTCATGGGCAGAGCCAAAGTATCAACTGTAATACATGTAAACAAGGCATCAGTAAAA CATGCATGAGTGAAGAGACCAGTAaccaaaagcagcagcagcagcagcagcagcagcagcagcaacaacaacaacatgtgACAAGCTGGCCAGGGAAGCAAGTAGAAACACTGAGACTGTGGGAAGAAGCTGTTAAAGCAAGGAAGAAAG aaGCTGCTAACCTGTGCCAAACCTCCACGGCTGCTACGACACCTGTGACTCTCACTACTCCATTCAGTATAACATCCTCTGTGTCGTCTGGGACTATGTCAAACCCAGTCACAGTGGCAGCTGCAATGAGCATGAGAAGTCCAGTAAATGTTTCAAGTGCAGTTAACATAACCAGCCCAATGAACATAGGGCATCCTGTAACTATAACCAGTCCATTATCCATGACCTCTCCTTTAACACTCACTACCCCAGTCAACCTCCCCACCCCCGTCACTGCCCCAGTGAATATAGCACACCCTGTCACCATCACATCTCCAATGAATCTACCCACACCTATGACATTAGCCGCCCCTCTCAATATAGCAATGAGACCTGTAGAGAGCATGCCTTTCTTGCCCCAAGCTTTGCCTACATCACCGCCTTGGTAA
- the VEZF1 gene encoding vascular endothelial zinc finger 1 isoform X1, with protein MEANWTAFLFQAHEASHHQQQAAQNSLLPLLSSAVEPPDQKPLLPIPITQKPQGAPETLKDAIGIKKEKPKTSFVCTYCSKAFRDSYHLRRHESCHTGIKLVSRPKKTPTTVVPLISTIAGDSSRTSLVSTIAGILSTVTTSSSGTNPSSSASTTAMPVTQSVKKPSKPVKKNHACEMCGKAFRDVYHLNRHKLSHSDEKPFECPICNQRFKRKDRMTYHVRSHEGGITKPYTCSVCGKGFSRPDHLSCHVKHVHSTERPFKCQFSSLMQTCTAAFATKDRLRTHMVRHEGKVSCNICGKLLSAAYITSHLKTHGQSQSINCNTCKQGISKTCMSEETSNQKQQQQQQQQQQQQQQHVTSWPGKQVETLRLWEEAVKARKKEAANLCQTSTAATTPVTLTTPFSITSSVSSGTMSNPVTVAAAMSMRSPVNVSSAVNITSPMNIGHPVTITSPLSMTSPLTLTTPVNLPTPVTAPVNIAHPVTITSPMNLPTPMTLAAPLNIAMRPVESMPFLPQALPTSPPW; from the exons GCCCATGAAGCTTCCCATCACCAACAGCAGGCAGCACAGAACAGCTTGCTGCCCCTCCTGAGCTCTGCCGTGGAGCCACCTGATCAGAAACCATTGCTTCCAATACCAATAACTCAGAAACCTCAGGGTGCACCAGAAACATTAAAGGATGCCATtgggattaaaaaagaaaaacccaaaacttCATTTGTGTGCACTTACTGCAGTAAAGCTTTCAGGGACAGCTATCACCTGAGGCGCCACGAATCCTGCCACACAGGGATCAAGTTGGTGTCCCGGCCAAAGAAAACCCCCACCACGGTGGTTCCCCTTATCTCTACCATCGCTGGGGACAGCAGCCGAACTTCGTTGGTCTCGACCATTGCAGGCATCTTGTCAACAGTCACTACATCTTCCTCGGGCACCAACCCCAGTAGCAGTGCCAGCACCACAGCTATGCCAGTGACCCAGTCTGTGAAGAAACCCAGTAAGCCTGTCAAGAAGAACCATGCTTGTGAGATGTGTGGGAAGGCCTTCCGAGATGTGTACCATCTCAATCGGCACAAGCTCTCCCATTCAGATGAGAAACCCTTTGAGTGTCCTATTTGTAATCAGCGCTTCAAGAGGAAGGACCGGATGACTTACCATGTGAGGTCTCATGAAGGAGGCATCACCAAACCCTATACTTGCAGTGTTTGTGGGAAAGGCTTCTCAAG GCCTGACCACTTAAGCTGTCATGTAAAACATGTCCATTCAACAGAAAGACCCTTCAAATGCCAA ttttcctccCTCATGCAGACGTGCACTGCTGCCTTTGCCACCAAAGACAGACTGCGGACACACATGGTGCGCCACGAAGGCAAGGTATCATGTAACATCTGTGGGAAGCTCCTGAGTGCAGCATACATCACCAGCCACTTAAAGACTCATGGGCAGAGCCAAAGTATCAACTGTAATACATGTAAACAAGGCATCAGTAAAA CATGCATGAGTGAAGAGACCAGTAaccaaaagcagcagcagcagcagcagcagcagcagcagcaacaacaacaacatgtgACAAGCTGGCCAGGGAAGCAAGTAGAAACACTGAGACTGTGGGAAGAAGCTGTTAAAGCAAGGAAGAAAG aaGCTGCTAACCTGTGCCAAACCTCCACGGCTGCTACGACACCTGTGACTCTCACTACTCCATTCAGTATAACATCCTCTGTGTCGTCTGGGACTATGTCAAACCCAGTCACAGTGGCAGCTGCAATGAGCATGAGAAGTCCAGTAAATGTTTCAAGTGCAGTTAACATAACCAGCCCAATGAACATAGGGCATCCTGTAACTATAACCAGTCCATTATCCATGACCTCTCCTTTAACACTCACTACCCCAGTCAACCTCCCCACCCCCGTCACTGCCCCAGTGAATATAGCACACCCTGTCACCATCACATCTCCAATGAATCTACCCACACCTATGACATTAGCCGCCCCTCTCAATATAGCAATGAGACCTGTAGAGAGCATGCCTTTCTTGCCCCAAGCTTTGCCTACATCACCGCCTTGGTAA
- the VEZF1 gene encoding vascular endothelial zinc finger 1 isoform X3, translating to MAAHEASHHQQQAAQNSLLPLLSSAVEPPDQKPLLPIPITQKPQGAPETLKDAIGIKKEKPKTSFVCTYCSKAFRDSYHLRRHESCHTGIKLVSRPKKTPTTVVPLISTIAGDSSRTSLVSTIAGILSTVTTSSSGTNPSSSASTTAMPVTQSVKKPSKPVKKNHACEMCGKAFRDVYHLNRHKLSHSDEKPFECPICNQRFKRKDRMTYHVRSHEGGITKPYTCSVCGKGFSRPDHLSCHVKHVHSTERPFKCQFSSLMQTCTAAFATKDRLRTHMVRHEGKVSCNICGKLLSAAYITSHLKTHGQSQSINCNTCKQGISKTCMSEETSNQKQQQQQQQQQQQQQQHVTSWPGKQVETLRLWEEAVKARKKEAANLCQTSTAATTPVTLTTPFSITSSVSSGTMSNPVTVAAAMSMRSPVNVSSAVNITSPMNIGHPVTITSPLSMTSPLTLTTPVNLPTPVTAPVNIAHPVTITSPMNLPTPMTLAAPLNIAMRPVESMPFLPQALPTSPPW from the exons ATGGCA GCCCATGAAGCTTCCCATCACCAACAGCAGGCAGCACAGAACAGCTTGCTGCCCCTCCTGAGCTCTGCCGTGGAGCCACCTGATCAGAAACCATTGCTTCCAATACCAATAACTCAGAAACCTCAGGGTGCACCAGAAACATTAAAGGATGCCATtgggattaaaaaagaaaaacccaaaacttCATTTGTGTGCACTTACTGCAGTAAAGCTTTCAGGGACAGCTATCACCTGAGGCGCCACGAATCCTGCCACACAGGGATCAAGTTGGTGTCCCGGCCAAAGAAAACCCCCACCACGGTGGTTCCCCTTATCTCTACCATCGCTGGGGACAGCAGCCGAACTTCGTTGGTCTCGACCATTGCAGGCATCTTGTCAACAGTCACTACATCTTCCTCGGGCACCAACCCCAGTAGCAGTGCCAGCACCACAGCTATGCCAGTGACCCAGTCTGTGAAGAAACCCAGTAAGCCTGTCAAGAAGAACCATGCTTGTGAGATGTGTGGGAAGGCCTTCCGAGATGTGTACCATCTCAATCGGCACAAGCTCTCCCATTCAGATGAGAAACCCTTTGAGTGTCCTATTTGTAATCAGCGCTTCAAGAGGAAGGACCGGATGACTTACCATGTGAGGTCTCATGAAGGAGGCATCACCAAACCCTATACTTGCAGTGTTTGTGGGAAAGGCTTCTCAAG GCCTGACCACTTAAGCTGTCATGTAAAACATGTCCATTCAACAGAAAGACCCTTCAAATGCCAA ttttcctccCTCATGCAGACGTGCACTGCTGCCTTTGCCACCAAAGACAGACTGCGGACACACATGGTGCGCCACGAAGGCAAGGTATCATGTAACATCTGTGGGAAGCTCCTGAGTGCAGCATACATCACCAGCCACTTAAAGACTCATGGGCAGAGCCAAAGTATCAACTGTAATACATGTAAACAAGGCATCAGTAAAA CATGCATGAGTGAAGAGACCAGTAaccaaaagcagcagcagcagcagcagcagcagcagcagcaacaacaacaacatgtgACAAGCTGGCCAGGGAAGCAAGTAGAAACACTGAGACTGTGGGAAGAAGCTGTTAAAGCAAGGAAGAAAG aaGCTGCTAACCTGTGCCAAACCTCCACGGCTGCTACGACACCTGTGACTCTCACTACTCCATTCAGTATAACATCCTCTGTGTCGTCTGGGACTATGTCAAACCCAGTCACAGTGGCAGCTGCAATGAGCATGAGAAGTCCAGTAAATGTTTCAAGTGCAGTTAACATAACCAGCCCAATGAACATAGGGCATCCTGTAACTATAACCAGTCCATTATCCATGACCTCTCCTTTAACACTCACTACCCCAGTCAACCTCCCCACCCCCGTCACTGCCCCAGTGAATATAGCACACCCTGTCACCATCACATCTCCAATGAATCTACCCACACCTATGACATTAGCCGCCCCTCTCAATATAGCAATGAGACCTGTAGAGAGCATGCCTTTCTTGCCCCAAGCTTTGCCTACATCACCGCCTTGGTAA
- the VEZF1 gene encoding vascular endothelial zinc finger 1 isoform X4, translating to MAAHEASHHQQQAAQNSLLPLLSSAVEPPDQKPLLPIPITQKPQGAPETLKDAIGIKKEKPKTSFVCTYCSKAFRDSYHLRRHESCHTGIKLVSRPKKTPTTVVPLISTIAGDSSRTSLVSTIAGILSTVTTSSSGTNPSSSASTTAMPVTQSVKKPSKPVKKNHACEMCGKAFRDVYHLNRHKLSHSDEKPFECPICNQRFKRKDRMTYHVRSHEGGITKPYTCSVCGKGFSRPDHLSCHVKHVHSTERPFKCQTCTAAFATKDRLRTHMVRHEGKVSCNICGKLLSAAYITSHLKTHGQSQSINCNTCKQGISKTCMSEETSNQKQQQQQQQQQQQQQQHVTSWPGKQVETLRLWEEAVKARKKEAANLCQTSTAATTPVTLTTPFSITSSVSSGTMSNPVTVAAAMSMRSPVNVSSAVNITSPMNIGHPVTITSPLSMTSPLTLTTPVNLPTPVTAPVNIAHPVTITSPMNLPTPMTLAAPLNIAMRPVESMPFLPQALPTSPPW from the exons ATGGCA GCCCATGAAGCTTCCCATCACCAACAGCAGGCAGCACAGAACAGCTTGCTGCCCCTCCTGAGCTCTGCCGTGGAGCCACCTGATCAGAAACCATTGCTTCCAATACCAATAACTCAGAAACCTCAGGGTGCACCAGAAACATTAAAGGATGCCATtgggattaaaaaagaaaaacccaaaacttCATTTGTGTGCACTTACTGCAGTAAAGCTTTCAGGGACAGCTATCACCTGAGGCGCCACGAATCCTGCCACACAGGGATCAAGTTGGTGTCCCGGCCAAAGAAAACCCCCACCACGGTGGTTCCCCTTATCTCTACCATCGCTGGGGACAGCAGCCGAACTTCGTTGGTCTCGACCATTGCAGGCATCTTGTCAACAGTCACTACATCTTCCTCGGGCACCAACCCCAGTAGCAGTGCCAGCACCACAGCTATGCCAGTGACCCAGTCTGTGAAGAAACCCAGTAAGCCTGTCAAGAAGAACCATGCTTGTGAGATGTGTGGGAAGGCCTTCCGAGATGTGTACCATCTCAATCGGCACAAGCTCTCCCATTCAGATGAGAAACCCTTTGAGTGTCCTATTTGTAATCAGCGCTTCAAGAGGAAGGACCGGATGACTTACCATGTGAGGTCTCATGAAGGAGGCATCACCAAACCCTATACTTGCAGTGTTTGTGGGAAAGGCTTCTCAAG GCCTGACCACTTAAGCTGTCATGTAAAACATGTCCATTCAACAGAAAGACCCTTCAAATGCCAA ACGTGCACTGCTGCCTTTGCCACCAAAGACAGACTGCGGACACACATGGTGCGCCACGAAGGCAAGGTATCATGTAACATCTGTGGGAAGCTCCTGAGTGCAGCATACATCACCAGCCACTTAAAGACTCATGGGCAGAGCCAAAGTATCAACTGTAATACATGTAAACAAGGCATCAGTAAAA CATGCATGAGTGAAGAGACCAGTAaccaaaagcagcagcagcagcagcagcagcagcagcagcaacaacaacaacatgtgACAAGCTGGCCAGGGAAGCAAGTAGAAACACTGAGACTGTGGGAAGAAGCTGTTAAAGCAAGGAAGAAAG aaGCTGCTAACCTGTGCCAAACCTCCACGGCTGCTACGACACCTGTGACTCTCACTACTCCATTCAGTATAACATCCTCTGTGTCGTCTGGGACTATGTCAAACCCAGTCACAGTGGCAGCTGCAATGAGCATGAGAAGTCCAGTAAATGTTTCAAGTGCAGTTAACATAACCAGCCCAATGAACATAGGGCATCCTGTAACTATAACCAGTCCATTATCCATGACCTCTCCTTTAACACTCACTACCCCAGTCAACCTCCCCACCCCCGTCACTGCCCCAGTGAATATAGCACACCCTGTCACCATCACATCTCCAATGAATCTACCCACACCTATGACATTAGCCGCCCCTCTCAATATAGCAATGAGACCTGTAGAGAGCATGCCTTTCTTGCCCCAAGCTTTGCCTACATCACCGCCTTGGTAA